A genomic region of Venturia canescens isolate UGA chromosome 7, ASM1945775v1, whole genome shotgun sequence contains the following coding sequences:
- the LOC122413274 gene encoding uncharacterized protein isoform X2, translated as MLTRISIVFLIIHLQSFRASGWPSAFKLWSTYHENEFQSEQARVLNFFPVPVEEECMSEDKRRRGICMNTYECRIQQGQSHGPCALGFGVCCIFTTSCGGEVQNNLTYVLSPGFPNLVDQPLNCSIFVKRIEPHVSQLRIDFVHFNIGQPNRKNGLCDQDLMEVKSGGTSIQICGWNSGQHIYMDVDEEGTMLEFRLPNAQQSRMWEMRVVQLAFEQRAPAGCLQYFDAPRGTLKTLNYLPNGRYLANQDYLLCVRQERGMCSISYSPCTVDSFRIGPSRFPMRNASADPMTGSATVNNGAPTNQNNQNLVEGSGTEDTTVITNLPTTSTRCSDRVLIPCDFEEFITPGNDGAGLCDLEHCGNSLCGPNEIDADGNCRVETSATPFHIRIAFGAGDESGNVSVEDKAGMCLTFEQLPCMI; from the exons ATGTTGACGCGGATTTCGATCGTTTTTCTTATCATTCATCTCCAATCGTTTCGCGCTTCCGGTTGGCCATCCGCCTTCAAATTGTGGTCGACGTATCACGAAAACGAATTCCAGTCAGAACAGGCCAGGG TTCTGAACTTCTTCCCGGTCCCGGTCGAGGAGGAATGCATGAGCGAGGACAAACGTCGTCGAGGAATATGCATGAACACGTACGAGTGCCGAATTCAGCAGGGCCAATCCCACGGCCCTTGCGCTCTCGGATTCGGCGTATGCTGTATCT TCACGACGAGCTGCGGTGGCGAGGTCCAGAATAATCTTACGTACGTCCTCAGTCCCGGCTTCCCGAATCTCGTCGATCAACCTCTGAATTGTTCAATATTCGTCAAGAGAATCGAGCCCCACGTCAGCCAACTCAGAATCGACTTCGTACACTTCAATATC GGCCAACCAAATCGGAAAAACGGACTCTGCGATCAAGACCTCATGGAAGTCAAAAGCGGCGGTACGAGTATTCAAATCTGTGGATGGAACAGCGGGCAACACA TTTACATGGACGTGGACGAGGAAGGAACGATGCTAGAATTTCGGTTGCCGAACGCGCAGCAATCGCGTATGTGGGAGATGAGAGTTGTCCAGTTGGCGTTCGAGCAGCGTGCACCTGCCGGTTGTTTGCAATATTTCGATGCACCTCGCGGTACACTCAAGACGCTAAATTATCTGCCTAACGGGAGATATCTCGCGAATCAGGATTATCTCCTGTGCGTGCGTCAGGAGAGGGGAATGTGCAGCATCTCTTACAGTCCCTGTACAGTCGATTCGTTTCGAATCGGTCCCTCGAGGTTCCCAATGAGGAATGCGAGCGCTGACCCAATGACGGGCAGCGCCACCGTCAACAATGGCGCGCCCACCAaccaaaataatcagaatctCGTCGAAGGATCGGGAACCGAGGATACCACTGTGATAACCAACTTACCGACGACCAGCACACGATGCAGCGATCGAGTTCTCATACCCTGCGACTTTGAAGAATTCATCACG CCTGGCAACGACGGTGCCGGTCTCTGCGATCTCGAGCACTGCGGGAATTCGCTCTGCGGACCGAACGAGATCGACGCCGATGGTAATTGCCGCGTGGAAACCTCGGCAACTCCTTTCCACATAAGAATTGCATTCGGAGCCGGTGACGAGAGCGGAAACGTTTCGGTCGAAGACAAAGCAGGAATGTGCCTTACTTTCGAACAACTGCCCTGCATGATTTGA
- the LOC122413274 gene encoding uncharacterized protein isoform X1, with protein MLTRISIVFLIIHLQSFRASGWPSAFKLWSTYHENEFQSEQARAVLNFFPVPVEEECMSEDKRRRGICMNTYECRIQQGQSHGPCALGFGVCCIFTTSCGGEVQNNLTYVLSPGFPNLVDQPLNCSIFVKRIEPHVSQLRIDFVHFNIGQPNRKNGLCDQDLMEVKSGGTSIQICGWNSGQHIYMDVDEEGTMLEFRLPNAQQSRMWEMRVVQLAFEQRAPAGCLQYFDAPRGTLKTLNYLPNGRYLANQDYLLCVRQERGMCSISYSPCTVDSFRIGPSRFPMRNASADPMTGSATVNNGAPTNQNNQNLVEGSGTEDTTVITNLPTTSTRCSDRVLIPCDFEEFITPGNDGAGLCDLEHCGNSLCGPNEIDADGNCRVETSATPFHIRIAFGAGDESGNVSVEDKAGMCLTFEQLPCMI; from the exons ATGTTGACGCGGATTTCGATCGTTTTTCTTATCATTCATCTCCAATCGTTTCGCGCTTCCGGTTGGCCATCCGCCTTCAAATTGTGGTCGACGTATCACGAAAACGAATTCCAGTCAGAACAGGCCAGGG CAGTTCTGAACTTCTTCCCGGTCCCGGTCGAGGAGGAATGCATGAGCGAGGACAAACGTCGTCGAGGAATATGCATGAACACGTACGAGTGCCGAATTCAGCAGGGCCAATCCCACGGCCCTTGCGCTCTCGGATTCGGCGTATGCTGTATCT TCACGACGAGCTGCGGTGGCGAGGTCCAGAATAATCTTACGTACGTCCTCAGTCCCGGCTTCCCGAATCTCGTCGATCAACCTCTGAATTGTTCAATATTCGTCAAGAGAATCGAGCCCCACGTCAGCCAACTCAGAATCGACTTCGTACACTTCAATATC GGCCAACCAAATCGGAAAAACGGACTCTGCGATCAAGACCTCATGGAAGTCAAAAGCGGCGGTACGAGTATTCAAATCTGTGGATGGAACAGCGGGCAACACA TTTACATGGACGTGGACGAGGAAGGAACGATGCTAGAATTTCGGTTGCCGAACGCGCAGCAATCGCGTATGTGGGAGATGAGAGTTGTCCAGTTGGCGTTCGAGCAGCGTGCACCTGCCGGTTGTTTGCAATATTTCGATGCACCTCGCGGTACACTCAAGACGCTAAATTATCTGCCTAACGGGAGATATCTCGCGAATCAGGATTATCTCCTGTGCGTGCGTCAGGAGAGGGGAATGTGCAGCATCTCTTACAGTCCCTGTACAGTCGATTCGTTTCGAATCGGTCCCTCGAGGTTCCCAATGAGGAATGCGAGCGCTGACCCAATGACGGGCAGCGCCACCGTCAACAATGGCGCGCCCACCAaccaaaataatcagaatctCGTCGAAGGATCGGGAACCGAGGATACCACTGTGATAACCAACTTACCGACGACCAGCACACGATGCAGCGATCGAGTTCTCATACCCTGCGACTTTGAAGAATTCATCACG CCTGGCAACGACGGTGCCGGTCTCTGCGATCTCGAGCACTGCGGGAATTCGCTCTGCGGACCGAACGAGATCGACGCCGATGGTAATTGCCGCGTGGAAACCTCGGCAACTCCTTTCCACATAAGAATTGCATTCGGAGCCGGTGACGAGAGCGGAAACGTTTCGGTCGAAGACAAAGCAGGAATGTGCCTTACTTTCGAACAACTGCCCTGCATGATTTGA